In Lactuca sativa cultivar Salinas chromosome 5, Lsat_Salinas_v11, whole genome shotgun sequence, the DNA window CATAACCAAGAAAAAGGTATATTGTAACCTAACTTCAAACTCCCCAAATTTTTTGTTACTTTCAACTCTTGAGAAATCGTTACGTTTTTACAAAACTTGGATTAGTCAAATCAGCAGCCTTAAGTTAAAGATTTTTATATTTGAGTTTATTTGTGTACATATAAGTTAAATTCAGACTATGTCAGATGTATGAATTTTGGttgtttggcaggatctgaatttttaagagctGAATTTTTAAGtagtctgaatttctaagagggtctgaatttttaagatctgaattttcaaatgttgtttggttggaacctctgAATTACAGTGCTGAATtataaaaatgactattttacccttctattttatttttcgcttaatttaataattttttttataaaataaccaaataccaaatcaactttttttataaacactatataaaatccaaattaaacataactgaaaattaatattaatccaaatcaaacataacactgtcaacaataaatttcaacatatttcaGCAAATGAAAAAAAATCAGCAACTTATATTAGCAATTAGGAACacattttctataaaaaaaatctaTCTGAAGAATCAGTTGAACTTGTATAAAAATTTTATGAAGAACCAATCCTCTCATGTATATTCTTCATTACTAACCATGAGCTACACCACAAATCAATGGAAACATGACGAAGGAAGAACCAATcaagtatgaatcaaaataaTTATACCTAATTACATCTACTGTTTATTAATTTCCTATACGAAAAACAAAATTAATAcctatgaaaagaaaaaaaaaactgtagAAAAACATAAAACTGGGAGTGAatttcaaaactcgatttttagacATAAATTTCTGCCTAGATTCTTAAAAATCTCGATTTCAAACAATTTTCAGGTTTCAATTTCGATTTTAATAACTCGATTATGAGAAAATCGATTTCAAATTGGAGAATGAAAAACACACCCACAGAGAAAGACTGGAGGAAGGCGGTGACCGGTGGTGGTTGTTGGAGAAATCGATTTCATAAACTCAATTTAAGAAAATCGATTTCAGAAAATTTGGGAGTGATAGAATTTCAGGGTGCGTTTAGTTGCGGAAAAATGAGCCGTTTTCCGgaaaaattttccaagaaaaatgagaattttgaaaacacgtttagttcgtctatttttctaaatttttcatggaaaatgaaaattttccgttttctaaaattacaaataggttggaaatttttggaaaactgataatcattgttttctatatttttctaattaaaaatttttctaaaatataaacacacaCCCACTCCCACCCCATTCACCTCTACCTACCCCCACCTTAACACCCTTCACCCAcccacacatacatacccacccccacacacacccacccacccgcacacacacaccaacccacaaacacacacatacatacccacccacaCACTCACCCACCCGCACACaccaacccacaaacacacacacacacatacatacccaccgacacacacacacccacccgcgcgcacacacacacacactaacccacaaacacacacacatacatacccacccaccCACACACCCAcccgcgcacacacacacaccaacccacaaacacacacacacacgtacatACCCACCCACATACTCACCCACCCGCACACaccaacccacaaacacacacacacacatacatacccacccacgcgcacacacacacacacacaccaacccacaaacacacacacacatgcataCCCACccatccacacacacacacacacatatacatacccacacacacacacccgcacacacacatacatacccacccacacacacacacccacccgcacacacacacaccaacccacaaacacacacacatatatatatacccaCCCACCTACACACATacccgcacacacacacatacatacccacccacacacacacacccgcacacacacaccaacccacctacacacacacacaccctcccgtacacacacacatacatacccaccaacgcagccacacacacacacaaacacattcacacacccccacaaacacacacccacacacacacaaacccacacctacccccacccccacccccaccctcaCAGACACACACCCATACACACACAAACCCACACatacccccacaaacacacacatacacacataaaaaCACACACTCGCACCCCCAACcacccaacaccaccaccacaatcACCGACCTACCACCACCACTACTAACCCGTCActagcaccaccaccaccgctgccgccaccatcaccaccactactGACACAATTGCCGCCGCCACCACCATCGCCTGTCATCACCACCACCGTCGTCGACCCGCTACCGTCACCGCCCCCACCCACACCCTACCAACGCTAccgttttctaaaaataaaaaccgatggaaaaatacacatctaaacatgttttctaattttctaaaattgaaaatgaaaaacgAATAAGTTTAACTAAACgcgttttctaaatttttcaatgaaaaataaaaacGAAAAATGAAAATCGAAAAGGGAAAACAAAAAacggaaaatgaaaattgtttttccgtaactaaacgcaaccttagtgtttcaaaagttataaaatccTGACTTTTAGGGCTTTTTAATATGAAAAGATGACTTTTaatacaaacacattttaaaaatgaCTATATTTTGAAAAAAGTCCCTAACCAAAAAATCATTTTACAAAAAGAATTTTTAACATCAAAAATAATCCCAAACACCCCTAAGATGGACTTTATTCCTATTTCCATTGGTCACAAACTACTACTTCTTGAATTCTTGTCGCCTTGTTCAATGCGTATCAACTATTTATTTCAAAAACTAATATTAAATTCTTGCTCAATTTATGTAACAAAACACTCTAGTTTCCGTAGTATTTAACTACACTAAATGACATGGCATTTTGTTAAGGATGTACATAGGATTTTTTTTAAAGCCATATAGGATAAGATAATGATAGCATCTATATACTATGTTGTAATTTTGTAAGGAGTGGTAGCAAGTAGCAACTAAATATTACTGTTATTTTATTTTggaataaaataaaaagaaaaagaacccATTTCTCTTCTCTTTCATGCCTTCAAGTAGACTTTTCGTATGCCTATGGTAAATGAAAATCCATGTACCAAGCTTCAAATTTACACTACATTTTCCCATGACTCATAATATATTCGAAGTCAACTCTTTTAAAGAAACTATTTTGTTAATACTAAAAATCtaatacatgcaaccctaacatTCGTTAATGTGCACAAACTAATTCTTTACATTGAGTTAACCACACTATAACCCGGAGGCTTATGAACACCTACTCCAACCATAACATTCCTCAAAAAGGCAGCATGACCCCAATTCTCAACATCAGCATAAAGACTcgataaaactatatattgaccACATTGTTGAGGGTCTACCTCAAGAAGCCTTTTAGCCACCTCATTTCCTAAATCAATATCCCCATGAAGTTTACAAGCTCCCAAAAGAGCACCTAAAACAGAGGCATCAGCCTCAAATGGCATCCTACTTATGAAATCTTTTGCTTCTGCTAAAAACCCTGATCTACCCAATAAATCAACCACACatccataatgttccatttttgGAACAACACCAAATTGAGGCAACATTGAGTAGAATAATTCTAAACCTAAATTTATAAGGTTGCAATTTGAAGAAGCAGCAAGAATCCCAACAAAAGTAACTTCATTTGGATGATACCCTTCAATCTTCATCTTATCAAACATTTCTAAAACCTTTTTGTCTTTTCCATGTGAAGATAGAGCACAAATCATTGCATTCCATGTGCATGTTTCCTTTTTCAACATACTTTCAAACACTTTTGTGGCGTAATCTAAATGACCCGTTTTCCCATATAAATATATCAGTGATGTCCCGATAAAGGGAGTTATTTGATTCTCGTTCTTGATAATATACCCATGTATCTGCTTCCCAAATGTAACAGAATGAGCACAAGCAGAAAGTACACTAACGAATGTAGCTTCATTAGCTTTCACAGAACAATCTCTTAAACACCTTTGAAAAAACCGAATTGCAGTGTCGTAACACCCTCTCTTGCTGTACCCGTTGATGATGGTAGTCCATGAATAAACATCCCTCACAGGCATTGATTCGAAGAAGGAAACAGCAGAACCCATATCCCCATTCTTGCAAAACCCATCAAGCATAGCGTTACAGGAAACAAGGCATGGttcaggcatttcatcgaacaccttTTGTGCATAGGAAAGACAGTTGCTTTTAGCATACAAATGAATGAATGATGTTTGTACAAAGGGATCTGATAATACTCCGCGCTTGAGGGCTTGAGTGTAAAGGGGTTTAGCGATGAGGGAAGGGGTTGTATAAGCAGCAACGGTGGCTTTGGTTAGTGAAGGGAAAGTATGGGGGTTTGGTGGGATGTTATGGGAAAGCATGTGGGTGAAAAGGAGTAAGGTAGTGTGAGGGAGATGGATATTGAGGTAAGCTCTGATGAGAGTGTTGTAGAGTAAGGTGGGTATCCATTTGAAGGTAGATGAGTtggggttagggttagggttagggaGGAGATTACCGCTGATGATGAGGAGGGAATGGATTTGCTTGATTTGGATGGAGTTTTTGATGAAACGTTGAAGGAGTTGCAGTAGAGATTCCGGCGAGAGAAACATCCCGGAGCCAATTCATTGGATGGTCAGCTGAAGTAACGAGACAGTATAAGATAcgtatttaattattaattaaaaattttaaaatgcaagCATAGATTCTGAattttaataaggaaaatagaAACGACAAAATTTCacctatttttatattttttttaaaaagaatatccaaaaaaaaaattacatatatagCTATCAAAATTGTAGATGGGCTTTTTGTCATTTTGCAGTGACGAAATCGTAGATAGCAATGATTTCTTCCGACATGTTAACTTTACATTCTATTAATTCAATAAGCATCATGTTAACTTTACAtgctattaattcaaaattatgtACTCAAAGCTGCATGGTTTCATTCTACAGTTCATCCCTCAACTAATACTAACCATAGAAAATATGTGAGTCGATCTTAAACGTAATATGCATCATAGCTTAAAAAAGTTTGGTTTTTAAATGCATAAAACTAACTAGAACAAGGTATTATCATGACGGATCTAATAAAGAATTTGTCTATAACTACAAGCAAAAGAACAACTAATTTCAATATTTCATCAATGGAAAGCCAAAATCTACAACTACTTTCAAATATTTCATCAAGACATGAAGACAACTTATAAATCTCTACTTCTCAAAGCAAAAGAACAACTACTTTTAGATTTTTAGTAACTTACTTGTTTCATTCTTGGAGTTGGAGTTGGAGCTTCTTGTCCAAAAAAAGACCCAATGGGAccttaaatttaaatatttaaacaacttaagcaAAAAGATTTCAACAAAACTCAACATGTAAGCAAGACAATTAGACAAGTGAAATTGTCGTCAATGAGATTGGAACTTTAGGCAACAGATAGACAACAAAACTCAATTACTAATTTCAGAAACCTACCGGTGAACTTTGGAAACTCAAACCTACAACCAATTTCAATATTTCATCAATAATTCAACATCAAGATATGAAGATAACTAATTTCAAGTTTCAACAAGTAATAACTACATGCTAACCTTAATCAAATAAACCTAATTGCTAATTTCAAGTTTTCAAGAAAATGACACATAATTGAAATAACTCTAAGAACTTTGCTTAAATGCTTAATGCTTACTTGTTGCATTCTTGCATGTTCAGAGGGAAGTCGCTGAAGCTGTGGAACTGCCGGCGTGGCAGTGAAGGCTGCCGGAAAAGTCGATGGGAGTGGGTGGAGCAGGGTCGTGAGGGTGAGGCGCTATGTGCCGCTGGACAGTGGCATGTGCCTGTTTCTTTTTCATTCCCTCATCAGCTTATCTGTATCATCCCAAGACTCAAATTGATTAAGAGGGTGTTTAACCTCTTGGGCTTtttgttgttcttttttttttatctttttacacTTAACTCTTTTTGTTTGGGTTGTCAAATCTTTCAAATTTAGACTCCTTTGTtgtatttttttatctttttacatTTAGCTCTTTTTGTTTGGGTTGTCAATCTTTCAAATTTAGACTGTTTCTTTGGACATAGAAACTTAAGTGTAGCCCAAGTATTTTTCAATGGTTGtatttatatgaaaaaaaaattaacactATTTAAGAAAATTTGAGGAGTAGGTTGGGCCTATACACAAGTCTCTAATTGCAGTTTTGTAGTTGAACAACTTGATGTTTTTCCATCATCGGTGTTAACGATAATCACTTTACCATGTATATTTTATATTAGGCATGTAAACCGGTCTAGAATCAGACCGAACTGAATacttggtttcggttttgatttGGTTCTACTAAGAAATGTGTCATCTAAGAAGGTGTTCGAAATCGGAACCGGACCGGAACTGAAAACCAAATAAGCCGTAAATTGAAAACCGAAAACCGGACCAAATACCATTATTTGGGTCCAATTGGTTCTGACTCTGTTTCGGTTTTTCAGTTAAAAAGCTCATCCCTACTCTAGACTATTTACAGTACGAGCTCTAAGACATAACATTATGGGCGCTTAATCAATAGCTCCCTTTCATATGATATAGAGTTTGAGCTCAAATATTTACTAGCATAAATGCTCTATCGAGAGAggaa includes these proteins:
- the LOC111885336 gene encoding putative pentatricopeptide repeat-containing protein At1g10330, with product MFLSPESLLQLLQRFIKNSIQIKQIHSLLIISGNLLPNPNPNPNSSTFKWIPTLLYNTLIRAYLNIHLPHTTLLLFTHMLSHNIPPNPHTFPSLTKATVAAYTTPSLIAKPLYTQALKRGVLSDPFVQTSFIHLYAKSNCLSYAQKVFDEMPEPCLVSCNAMLDGFCKNGDMGSAVSFFESMPVRDVYSWTTIINGYSKRGCYDTAIRFFQRCLRDCSVKANEATFVSVLSACAHSVTFGKQIHGYIIKNENQITPFIGTSLIYLYGKTGHLDYATKVFESMLKKETCTWNAMICALSSHGKDKKVLEMFDKMKIEGYHPNEVTFVGILAASSNCNLINLGLELFYSMLPQFGVVPKMEHYGCVVDLLGRSGFLAEAKDFISRMPFEADASVLGALLGACKLHGDIDLGNEVAKRLLEVDPQQCGQYIVLSSLYADVENWGHAAFLRNVMVGVGVHKPPGYSVVNSM